One window of Ignavibacteriales bacterium genomic DNA carries:
- a CDS encoding ATP-binding protein, producing MKTKPSDKSMKFRGLTKKTKRLLSGDENYEVDFKLKSTQIDPEDFVSFANSKNGGTILFGVKEVNVKGLQKGEIVGCEIGDKQKQIILDKALSCSPSIDILILVENLKSKPIFRVEINSGEKKPYSTNSGKYLIRENGRNRALHPVDLLKIFIENETGEFVKRFNTVTQDINTKLQILNKTFLEHLIQTTEKIIKQSEEKLEEVIEKLSGVNSDIDYLSDDINQSLKEIYDSANNAESLSDDAMLLSDENNYLIKDIFSKVQYLENDLMNLDSRMKLLLNHFNIEDPIITKQKLFLKDMFKIDMMQIPNNRYSSIVKKIKKRKYFVDDQIVDKFGKECYNRALKELNEENS from the coding sequence ATGAAAACGAAACCTTCTGATAAAAGCATGAAGTTTAGAGGTTTAACAAAAAAAACTAAACGATTACTTTCTGGTGACGAAAATTATGAAGTAGACTTTAAGTTGAAGTCAACCCAAATTGATCCGGAAGATTTTGTTTCATTCGCAAACTCGAAAAATGGTGGTACAATATTATTTGGAGTTAAAGAAGTTAATGTAAAAGGTTTACAAAAGGGTGAAATTGTTGGTTGTGAAATTGGTGACAAACAAAAACAGATAATTTTAGATAAAGCACTAAGTTGTTCACCATCTATCGATATTTTAATACTTGTTGAAAATCTTAAATCCAAACCAATCTTTAGAGTAGAAATCAACTCTGGCGAGAAGAAACCTTATTCAACCAACTCTGGAAAATATTTAATAAGAGAAAATGGTAGAAACAGAGCACTGCATCCTGTTGATTTGTTGAAAATTTTTATAGAAAATGAAACGGGTGAATTCGTTAAAAGATTTAACACAGTAACTCAAGATATTAATACCAAATTGCAAATACTCAATAAGACTTTCTTAGAACATCTCATCCAAACTACCGAAAAGATCATCAAGCAGTCAGAGGAAAAACTCGAAGAAGTAATTGAAAAACTTAGTGGAGTAAACTCAGACATAGATTATTTGAGCGATGATATTAACCAATCCTTAAAAGAAATTTATGATAGTGCAAATAATGCAGAGTCACTTTCTGATGATGCTATGTTGTTATCAGATGAGAATAATTATTTGATCAAAGATATATTTTCTAAAGTTCAATATTTGGAAAATGATTTAATGAATTTGGATAGTAGAATGAAATTACTTTTAAACCATTTTAATATTGAAGATCCAATCATCACGAAGCAAAAATTATTTCTTAAGGATATGTTTAAAATTGATATGATGCAAATTCCAAATAATCGTTATTCCTCCATTGTGAA